One part of the Quercus lobata isolate SW786 chromosome 7, ValleyOak3.0 Primary Assembly, whole genome shotgun sequence genome encodes these proteins:
- the LOC115953010 gene encoding diphthine--ammonia ligase yields MKVVALVSGGKDSCYAMIKCIQYGHQVVALANLMPVDDSVDDLDSYMYQTVGHQIIVSYAECMGLPLFRRRIKGSSRHQNLSYRMTVGDEVEDMFILLNEVKRQIPSVTAVSSGAIASDYQRLRVESVCSRLGLVSLAYLWKQDQSLLLQEMITNGIVAITVKVAALGLDPTKHLGKDIGFLKSYLHKLKEMYGINVCGEGGEYETLTLDCSLFVNARIVLDEFKVVLHSSDAIAPVGILHPLAFHLEKKAEHYSLSGIDEASEISKEKEGFVFEVQGDCIQSCEATFKAAAEVVEPDEVAENRVHIARTKSDNTFSICFWLQDSCRTSAGLQEDLEAVLRKIELELLGYGFGWENVLYIHLYIADMNNFSIANETYVRYITQEKCPFGVPSRSTIELPLLQVGLGSAYIEVLVANDQSKRVLHVQSISCWAPSCIGPYSQATLHKEILYMAGQLGLDPPNMNLCKGGATAELEQALENSEAIAKSFNCSISTSAVLFVVYCSTYVPSSERHKIKDKQDSYLKQMRLLQLDKGSVIQVLDPIFLYVLVPDLPKRALVEVKPLLYVPEDMNVTIGTEQKHSCSRMPSYWGIQHAHWHDSCIQKCVVQGKICAVVLCITSELLVKICSESLGGDQDNGDYQNSLREAQMERVSRFCIYLLDKLYMQNNFSWEDTKNLRFYFPTSLGLPLEALSLMFTNAFNELAKLGQRIIIGEEPIFNLIPVLGAGRSATSMDDMITCELFARKS; encoded by the exons atgaaggtggtGGCATTGGTAAGCGGCGGCAAGGATAGCTGTTATGCCATGATCAAGTGTATCCAATACGGTCACCag GTTGTTGCATTGGCAAATTTGATGCCGGTTGATGATTCAGTGGACGATCTCGATAGCTACATGTACCAAACT GTTGGACACCAAATAATTGTCAGCTATGCTGAATGCATGGGACTACCATTGTTCAGACGGCGAATAAAAGGATCATCAAG GCATCAAAATCTTAGCTACAGAATGACTGTGGGTGATGAAGTTGAAGATATGTTTATTCTGTTAAATGAAGTAAAAAGACAGATACCTTCTGTCACAGCAGTATCTTCTGGTGCTATTGCATCTGACTATCAAAGGCTGCGAGTGGAAAGTGTTTGTTCAAGGTTAGGGCTTGTTTCTTTGGCATATTTGTGGAAACAAGATCAGTCATTGCTCCTTCAGGAAATG ATAACAAATGGGATTGTGGCTATAACAGTAAAG GTTGCAGCTTTGGGGTTGGACCCTACAAAACACTTGGGCAAAGATATAGGATTCTTGAAGTCCTATCTACATAAATTGAAAGa GATGTACGGGATTAATGTATGTGGTGAAGGAGGGGAATATGAGACACTGACACTTGATTGCTCCCTCTTTGTT AATGCCCGAATCGTGCTTGATGAATTTAAAGTTGTACTGCACTCTTCTGATGCCATTGCTCCAGTTGGAATTCTTCACCCCTTGGCTTTTCATCTAGAAAAAAAGGCAGAGCACTATTCTTTAAGTGGCATTGATGAAGCCTCTGAGATTTCTAAGGAGAAAGAGGGTTTTGTATTTGAAGTGCAAGGAGACTGTATACAAAGCTGTGAAGCCACATTCAAGGCTGCTGCTGAAGTCGTTGAGCCAGATGAAGTTGCAGAAAATAGAGTTCACATTGCAAGAACGAAAAGTGACAATACATTTTCCATCTGTTTCTGGTTGCAAGATTCGTGCAGAACTTCAGCAG gTTTGCAAGAAGATTTGGAGGCTGTTTTAAGGAAGATTGAGCTAGAGCTTTTGGGATATGGTTTTGGCTGGGAGAATGTCCTTTATATTCATCTATATATTGCTGATATGAATAATTTTTCTATAGCAAATGAGACATATGTGAGATATATAACACAGGAGAAGTGCCCTTTTGGTGTTCCATCCCGAAGTACCATTGAACTACCACTATTGCAAGTGGGTTTAGGAAGTGCTTACATAGAAGTTTTGGTGGCAAATGACCAGAGTAAAAGAGTTCTGCATGTTCAAAGTATTTCCTGCTGGGCACCAAGTTGCATAGGACCATATAGCCAG GCAACCTTGCATAAGGAGATACTTTACATGGCTGGGCAGTTGGGGCTCGACCCTCCGAATATGAATCTCTGCAAAGGAGGTGCCACTGCTGAGCTGGAACAAGCATTGGAAAACAGTGAAGCAATAGCAAAATCCTTTAACTGTTCAATATCTACCTCTGCTGTTCTTTTTGTTGTTTACTGCTCGACATATGTGCCATCATCAGAGAGACACAAAATTAAGGACAAGCAGGACAGTTACCTTAAGCAAATGAGGCTCCTTCAGTTAGACAAAGGAAGTGTTATTCAAGTTCTTGATCCCATTTTTCTATATGTCCTTGTGCCTGATTTGCCAAAAAG AGCACTTGTGGAAGTAAAGCCTCTCCTATATGTCCCAGAGGATATGAATGTGACAATTGGAACTGAGCAAAAGCATTCTTGTTCTAGGATGCCTAGTTATTGGGGTATTCAGCATGCACACTGGCATGATTCTTGCATCCAGAAATGTGTTGTTCAAGGAAAGATCTGTGCAGTTGTCTTGTGTATCACTAGTGAACTTCTTGTGAAGATTTGTTCCGAGTCTCTAGGTGGTGATCAGGATAATGGAGACTATCAAAATTCACTCAGAGAGGCACAAATGGAAAGAGTATCAAGATTTTGCATTTATCTTCTTGATAAACTTTATATGCAGAACAATTTCTCTTGGGAAGATACAAAG aatttgAGGTTCTACTTCCCAACAAGCCTTGGCTTGCCTCTGGAGGCACTTTCCCTGATGTTTACCAATGCATTCAATGAACTAGCTAAATTGGGTCAGAGAATTATTATTGGTGAAGAGCCCATCTTTAACCTTATTCCTGTCTTAGGTGCTGGGAGGTCTGCCACATCGATGGATGATATGATAACCTGTGAACTATTTGCCCGGAAGTCATGA